A genomic region of [Eubacterium] eligens ATCC 27750 contains the following coding sequences:
- a CDS encoding redox-sensing transcriptional repressor Rex yields MEEKKISSAVIRRLPRYYRYLGELIESGVQRISSKELSARMKVTASQIRQDLNNFGGFGQQGYGYNVQYLYEEIGKILGIDRNHNMVIIGAGNLGKAIVNYSDFEKRGFVIKGIFDNNPKIKGTKIRGIEVRMMNELTDFIKDNEIEIVALTIPKEAARQIAKVVADAGVKAIWNFAHTDLNLPDDVIVENVHLSESLMRLSYTIANRK; encoded by the coding sequence ATGGAAGAAAAAAAGATTTCATCGGCGGTAATAAGAAGGCTGCCAAGATATTACAGATATCTGGGAGAACTGATAGAGTCTGGTGTACAGAGAATATCATCTAAAGAATTGAGCGCCAGAATGAAAGTGACTGCCTCTCAGATAAGACAGGATCTTAATAATTTTGGAGGCTTTGGTCAGCAGGGATATGGATATAATGTGCAGTACCTGTATGAAGAAATTGGCAAGATTCTTGGAATAGACAGAAATCATAATATGGTTATTATCGGAGCCGGTAATTTAGGCAAGGCAATAGTTAATTATAGTGATTTTGAAAAAAGAGGATTCGTTATTAAGGGAATATTTGATAATAATCCTAAGATTAAGGGCACTAAGATTCGTGGAATAGAAGTAAGGATGATGAATGAACTTACTGATTTTATTAAAGATAATGAAATCGAGATAGTTGCACTTACTATTCCTAAAGAAGCAGCAAGACAGATAGCAAAGGTTGTTGCTGATGCAGGAGTCAAGGCTATATGGAACTTTGCACATACAGATCTTAATCTTCCGGATGATGTTATTGTTGAGAATGTACATTTGTCAGAAAGTCTTATGAGACTTTCATATACTATTGCTAACAGAAAGTAA
- a CDS encoding homocysteine S-methyltransferase family protein: protein MADRFRELLKNRDYIIFDGAMGTMLQAAGMKMGETPEVLNITRPELLVSIAEQYFNAGSDVVYANTFGANRYKLEECGKSVEELVTAGIVNAKKARDAVKPDGLVALDVGPIGQLLEPTGVLSFEEAYDMYAEIVKAGAAAGADLVVFETMTDLLDVKAAVLAAKENSDLPIAATMTFEQNMRTFTGCSISAMALTLTGLGVDALGVNCSLGPKELEPVIEELVKWTNLPIIVKPNAGLPDPETNLYNVTAVQFADFMKDLRKYGIKIFGGCCGTNPEFIKELSEMLKREGNPAAPHKYIPGAVCSATSTVVVDEPRIIGERINPTGKKLFKEALLRHDMDYILGQALEQISGGADILDVNVGLPGIDEREMMIDTIKSLQAVVDVPLQIDSTIPEVLEAALRVYNGKPLVNSVNGEEESLNNVLPLVKKYGAGVIGLALDKDGIPKKAEDRVAIAKKIMDRAVAMGIPKEDIYIDCLTLTASAEQEGVMETLNALHTVKNELGLKTVLGVSNISFGLPNRVLVNHIFLTMALTNGLDLAIINPNIPEMTGAVRAYKLLANIDKNSVDYIKNYGAMPNVSKIDPVKKEKKDGNYTGDDLFYAVEKGLKNEGAEITEALLKTMDSMEIVNQVLIPALDKIGAEFEKGTLFLPQLIMAASVTQAAFEVIRKHMVMSDNAPVSKGKIVIATVKGDVHDIGKNIVKVLLENYGYDVIDLGKDVEYQTVVDAIRDNDVKLCGLSALMTTTLVSMKETIALIRENNLDCKVMVGGAVLTPEYAKEIDADFYAKDAKESVDIAKRVLG from the coding sequence GTGGCTGACAGATTCAGAGAACTCTTAAAAAATAGAGATTATATAATATTTGATGGTGCTATGGGTACAATGCTTCAGGCAGCTGGCATGAAGATGGGAGAGACACCTGAAGTGCTTAATATAACAAGGCCGGAGCTTCTTGTTTCAATTGCAGAGCAGTATTTTAATGCCGGTTCAGATGTGGTATATGCCAATACATTTGGTGCAAACAGATATAAGCTTGAAGAATGCGGAAAAAGCGTTGAGGAGCTTGTAACTGCCGGAATTGTCAATGCAAAGAAGGCAAGAGATGCAGTAAAGCCTGACGGACTTGTTGCACTCGATGTCGGACCAATCGGACAACTTCTTGAGCCAACAGGCGTATTAAGCTTTGAAGAAGCATATGATATGTATGCCGAGATAGTAAAGGCTGGAGCTGCTGCGGGAGCAGACCTTGTTGTATTTGAGACAATGACCGACCTTTTAGATGTTAAGGCTGCTGTACTTGCAGCTAAGGAAAACAGCGACCTTCCTATAGCTGCTACGATGACATTTGAACAGAATATGAGAACATTCACAGGCTGTTCTATATCAGCAATGGCTCTTACGCTTACAGGACTTGGCGTTGATGCACTCGGTGTAAACTGTTCTTTAGGACCTAAGGAATTAGAACCGGTTATTGAAGAACTTGTAAAATGGACTAATCTTCCAATAATAGTAAAGCCTAATGCAGGACTTCCTGACCCTGAAACTAACCTTTATAATGTTACTGCAGTCCAGTTTGCAGATTTCATGAAGGATTTAAGAAAATATGGCATTAAGATATTCGGCGGCTGCTGTGGAACTAATCCTGAATTCATTAAAGAATTATCAGAAATGTTAAAAAGAGAAGGCAATCCGGCAGCACCACACAAATATATTCCGGGTGCAGTGTGTTCAGCAACAAGCACTGTTGTCGTTGATGAGCCAAGAATTATCGGTGAAAGAATCAATCCTACAGGTAAGAAGCTTTTTAAGGAAGCACTTTTAAGACATGATATGGATTATATTCTTGGACAGGCTTTAGAGCAGATATCAGGCGGAGCAGATATTCTTGATGTCAATGTAGGTCTTCCGGGAATTGATGAGCGTGAAATGATGATTGATACAATAAAGTCATTACAGGCAGTTGTAGATGTCCCACTTCAGATCGATTCTACAATACCTGAAGTACTTGAGGCAGCACTCCGTGTATACAATGGTAAGCCGCTTGTTAACTCAGTTAATGGTGAGGAGGAGTCTCTTAACAATGTTCTTCCTCTTGTTAAGAAATATGGTGCAGGAGTTATCGGACTTGCACTTGATAAAGATGGCATTCCTAAGAAGGCAGAGGACAGAGTTGCAATAGCAAAGAAGATTATGGACAGGGCTGTTGCAATGGGAATCCCTAAAGAAGATATTTATATTGACTGCCTTACACTCACAGCTTCTGCTGAACAGGAGGGCGTAATGGAAACTCTTAATGCACTTCATACAGTTAAGAATGAGCTTGGCTTAAAGACAGTGCTTGGTGTTTCTAATATTTCATTCGGACTTCCAAACAGAGTGCTTGTAAACCACATTTTCCTTACAATGGCACTTACTAACGGACTTGACCTTGCGATTATAAATCCTAACATCCCAGAGATGACAGGTGCGGTAAGGGCGTACAAGCTTCTTGCCAATATTGATAAGAATTCAGTTGATTATATAAAAAACTATGGCGCTATGCCAAATGTTTCTAAGATTGATCCTGTCAAGAAGGAAAAGAAGGATGGGAACTATACAGGAGATGACCTTTTCTATGCCGTAGAAAAAGGACTTAAAAATGAAGGGGCTGAGATAACAGAGGCACTTCTTAAAACTATGGATTCGATGGAGATTGTTAATCAGGTGCTTATTCCTGCGCTTGATAAGATAGGTGCTGAATTCGAGAAGGGTACATTGTTCCTTCCACAGCTTATTATGGCAGCATCAGTTACACAGGCAGCATTTGAAGTTATAAGAAAGCATATGGTTATGTCTGATAATGCTCCTGTAAGCAAGGGAAAGATTGTTATAGCTACAGTCAAGGGGGATGTCCATGATATCGGTAAGAATATTGTTAAGGTTCTTCTTGAAAATTATGGATATGATGTTATTGACCTTGGTAAAGATGTCGAGTACCAGACAGTTGTTGATGCAATAAGAGATAATGATGTTAAACTGTGTGGACTTTCTGCACTTATGACAACAACACTTGTATCTATGAAGGAAACAATTGCACTTATAAGAGAAAATAATCTTGATTGTAAGGTTATGGTTGGCGGAGCAGTACTTACTCCGGAATATGCTAAAGAGATAGATGCAGATTTCTATGCAAAGGATGCAAAAGAATCTGTTGATATTGCTAAAAGAGTTCTTGGTTAA